In Fodinibius saliphilus, a genomic segment contains:
- a CDS encoding glycogen synthase: MEVIHFSTECYPVAKVGGLADVVGALPKYLLKQDVSAAVVMPKYGNKWIRNHAFETVFEDTTPLGDWKFEFRIQRQKGDILGFPLFVVDIPKRFDRPGIYADPHTGSGYADDFERFASFQIAILDWINQMQHKPDLLHCHDHHTGLIPFMLTQSYRYRDIKHLPTVLTVHNGEYHGIFDRKNVYQLPEFDMQHIGLADWDGKLNCLAAGLKTCWQITTVSESYMDELAHNSNGLEWLFRNEKQKSRGIINGIDTTVWDPQTDPMIAHHFSKEDVTSGKQKNKEVLCEQFSLDPNRPTISYIGRLAYEKGADLLPDLFREYLEDSQSVNFIVLGTGSRELHREFSNMNERFVGYFDATLDFNEPLAHQIYAGSDFMIMPSRVEPCGLNQMYSMRYGTIPIVRNIGGLKDTVIDIGEPNGYGLTFYDFLHDAASEALQRALDFYQDQKEIKNTRRRIMSLDFSWKASAKEYIKMYNKLTEK; encoded by the coding sequence ATGGAAGTGATTCATTTCAGTACAGAGTGTTACCCTGTTGCCAAGGTTGGTGGCCTGGCTGATGTTGTTGGGGCCCTGCCAAAATATTTATTAAAGCAAGATGTATCTGCTGCAGTAGTGATGCCAAAATATGGAAATAAATGGATTCGAAACCACGCTTTTGAGACAGTTTTTGAGGATACAACTCCACTGGGGGATTGGAAATTTGAATTTCGTATTCAGCGCCAGAAAGGGGATATTCTCGGGTTTCCGCTCTTTGTAGTAGATATTCCCAAACGCTTTGACCGGCCCGGTATCTATGCCGATCCCCATACCGGAAGTGGCTATGCTGATGATTTTGAGCGTTTTGCCAGTTTTCAGATTGCCATACTTGATTGGATTAATCAGATGCAACACAAACCAGACCTGCTGCATTGCCATGATCACCATACCGGGTTAATACCTTTTATGCTTACACAGAGCTATCGCTATCGGGATATCAAGCATTTACCCACCGTATTGACGGTTCATAATGGAGAGTATCACGGTATTTTTGATAGGAAGAATGTGTATCAGCTCCCTGAATTTGATATGCAACATATTGGATTGGCTGATTGGGATGGGAAACTGAACTGTTTGGCAGCAGGCCTTAAAACCTGTTGGCAGATTACAACGGTATCAGAGTCTTACATGGATGAGCTCGCTCATAACAGTAATGGCTTGGAATGGTTATTTCGGAATGAGAAACAGAAATCCCGGGGTATAATAAATGGGATTGATACTACGGTATGGGATCCCCAAACTGATCCCATGATTGCTCATCATTTTAGCAAAGAGGATGTTACATCCGGCAAACAAAAGAACAAGGAAGTTCTTTGTGAGCAATTCAGTTTAGATCCCAATCGACCTACAATCTCATATATCGGACGTCTAGCTTATGAAAAGGGAGCAGATCTGTTGCCAGACTTATTTCGCGAATATTTAGAGGATTCCCAGTCGGTGAATTTTATTGTATTGGGAACCGGAAGCCGTGAGCTACACAGGGAGTTTTCAAATATGAATGAACGTTTTGTAGGATACTTTGATGCAACACTGGACTTTAATGAACCATTGGCTCACCAAATATATGCCGGAAGTGATTTTATGATCATGCCCTCTCGTGTAGAGCCTTGTGGGTTAAACCAGATGTATTCAATGCGTTACGGAACTATCCCAATTGTACGTAACATCGGGGGTCTTAAAGATACCGTAATTGATATTGGGGAACCCAACGGATATGGTCTTACGTTTTATGACTTCTTGCATGATGCGGCAAGTGAAGCTTTGCAACGAGCACTTGATTTTTATCAGGACCAGAAAGAAATAAAGAATACTCGCAGGCGAATAATGAGTCTTGATTTTTCTTGGAAAGCTTCTGCCAAAGAGTATATTAAAATGTATAATAAATTGACCGAAAAATAG
- a CDS encoding glucose-1-phosphate adenylyltransferase, with product MRSKAIAVILGGGKGTRLFPLTKLRSKPAVPIAGKYRLVDIPISNCLNSDIRRIYVLTQFNSASLNRHIKNTYNFDVFSDGFVDILAAEQTPKSKTWYQGTADAVRQSIHHMESHRHEHVFVLSGDQLYQMDYRDLMEKHERFDADLTVATIPVVAEDATGFGIMRTNKQGEIESFVEKPDTDELDQWQSDTEEKFSKDGRVYLASMGIYIFKKEALNELLDEHEEATDFGKEIIPQAINNNFKVQSFEFDGYWTDIGTIESFFEANLDLTDDLPKFNLYDNEDFIYTHARLLPASKLSGTTFDHSVLAEGCLIEASRIERSVIGIRSRIGKGTTIENSIIMGNDYFQSQSEMEESEREPSVMGIGERCFISNAIIDKNVRIGDDVRIAGGDHLEDGEYEQYHVVDGIVIVPKGEAIPAGTKI from the coding sequence ATGCGTAGTAAAGCAATTGCAGTTATTTTAGGTGGTGGAAAAGGAACACGATTATTTCCACTCACTAAGCTTCGTTCAAAACCCGCAGTTCCGATAGCCGGTAAATATCGACTTGTAGATATTCCTATCTCAAACTGTCTAAATTCGGATATCCGGCGTATTTATGTACTTACCCAGTTCAATTCAGCCTCGTTAAATCGTCATATCAAAAATACTTATAATTTTGATGTTTTCAGTGATGGGTTTGTAGATATTCTTGCTGCTGAACAAACTCCCAAAAGTAAGACTTGGTACCAAGGTACCGCAGATGCGGTTCGCCAGTCAATTCATCACATGGAAAGCCACCGGCATGAGCATGTGTTTGTACTTTCGGGTGATCAGCTTTACCAGATGGACTACCGTGATTTAATGGAGAAGCATGAACGTTTTGATGCAGATTTGACCGTAGCAACTATTCCCGTGGTAGCTGAAGATGCTACCGGCTTTGGGATTATGAGAACCAATAAACAGGGAGAGATTGAAAGCTTTGTAGAAAAGCCCGATACTGATGAGCTTGATCAGTGGCAGTCTGATACTGAAGAAAAATTTAGCAAGGATGGTCGTGTGTACCTGGCTTCTATGGGAATCTATATCTTTAAAAAAGAGGCCCTGAATGAACTATTAGATGAACATGAAGAGGCCACCGATTTTGGAAAAGAGATTATTCCACAGGCCATTAATAATAATTTTAAAGTGCAGAGTTTTGAATTTGATGGCTACTGGACGGATATCGGAACTATTGAATCTTTTTTTGAAGCCAATCTTGATCTCACCGATGATCTGCCGAAATTTAATTTGTATGACAACGAAGATTTTATCTATACGCATGCCCGTTTGCTCCCCGCATCAAAACTTTCGGGAACAACTTTTGATCACTCGGTACTTGCCGAGGGCTGTTTGATAGAAGCCAGCAGAATTGAGCGTTCTGTTATAGGTATACGGTCTCGCATTGGTAAAGGCACAACCATTGAGAATTCTATTATCATGGGTAACGACTATTTTCAGTCTCAAAGTGAGATGGAAGAGAGTGAAAGGGAGCCTTCGGTAATGGGGATAGGGGAACGTTGCTTTATTAGTAATGCTATTATTGATAAAAATGTACGTATAGGCGATGATGTTCGTATTGCCGGAGGAGACCACTTGGAAGACGGGGAATACGAGCAATACCACGTTGTAGATGGTATTGTAATTGTTCCCAAAGGTGAAGCTATTCCTGCAGGTACTAAAATTTAA
- a CDS encoding ribonuclease H-like domain-containing protein codes for MFFVFDVETIPDFEFVRNVIEDPEKDDDDLLIQASEKLARNSSGFLPPMYHHMISWVGLWIENNGAPKKKVGWHGTDEKEGLIKLFDALSTYKDFGLVHHNGRGFDLPLLTYRALKHGLQMPKRLNHYDIKYRYSNDNVDLLDEFSNYGASSWPKLKHLGYLIDIPFKQTGEGNEVLKMFREDKLAEIEHYCYEDVMATYVVWLHLKYTVGDISKELFDNLNERAMSKLNEIQSDE; via the coding sequence ATGTTTTTTGTATTTGATGTAGAAACGATTCCCGATTTTGAATTTGTTCGTAATGTAATTGAAGATCCCGAAAAGGATGATGACGATCTTCTGATCCAGGCAAGTGAAAAATTAGCCCGTAATTCTTCAGGGTTTTTGCCTCCCATGTATCACCATATGATCTCTTGGGTTGGATTATGGATCGAAAACAATGGCGCTCCCAAAAAGAAAGTAGGCTGGCACGGTACCGATGAAAAAGAAGGATTGATCAAACTTTTTGACGCCCTGAGCACATACAAAGATTTTGGGTTGGTTCATCACAACGGCCGCGGATTTGATCTACCCCTGCTCACCTACAGAGCCCTTAAGCATGGACTTCAGATGCCTAAACGGCTCAATCACTACGACATCAAATATCGTTACAGCAACGATAATGTGGATCTGCTTGATGAGTTTAGCAACTATGGGGCTAGCTCGTGGCCCAAGCTGAAGCACCTGGGCTATCTCATTGATATTCCATTTAAACAAACCGGTGAAGGGAATGAAGTACTCAAAATGTTCCGAGAAGATAAACTGGCTGAAATTGAACACTACTGCTATGAGGACGTCATGGCGACTTATGTAGTATGGCTACATCTTAAGTACACCGTGGGGGATATCTCAAAAGAGCTGTTCGATAATCTAAATGAAAGGGCAATGAGCAAACTCAATGAAATACAAAGTGATGAATAG
- a CDS encoding asparaginase: MKKILLIQTGGTIAMDISEGQQPKLNSEKWAELMYQAIPELSEIAEIHIERLFFEDSSDINKKHWGQLAEFIYDQYSNYDGFVILHGTDTMAYTASALSFALQDLNKPIILTGSQVPMSNIRSDARRNLVNAVEMATMALPEVAICFNDFVYRGNRATKISIGDFDAFASPNFPPLAEIGLNIEMSDYVRPSQKNLQLETNFSDDLFLLKIYPNLAPSFLEQIDLTKIRALVIEAFGSGNFPIHGEQSLLPFFKKCIDHNILLVIGSQAAYDAVELSNYESGNKADKMGALSAKDMTTEATLTKLMYLLAKHTDNDNLAAAFNKNLVGELTE; encoded by the coding sequence ATGAAAAAAATCCTGCTCATTCAAACCGGCGGTACCATTGCCATGGATATCAGCGAAGGTCAACAGCCCAAACTTAATTCTGAAAAATGGGCTGAACTGATGTATCAGGCAATTCCTGAATTATCAGAGATTGCTGAAATTCATATTGAGCGTCTCTTTTTTGAAGACAGCTCTGACATCAATAAAAAACATTGGGGTCAGCTGGCTGAATTTATTTATGACCAATATTCAAACTATGACGGATTTGTAATTCTTCATGGCACTGATACCATGGCGTATACTGCGTCAGCGCTCTCCTTTGCTCTTCAGGATCTTAATAAACCCATTATTCTTACCGGTAGCCAGGTTCCCATGAGTAATATTCGCAGTGATGCGCGCCGCAACCTGGTCAACGCCGTGGAGATGGCAACAATGGCACTGCCCGAAGTTGCAATCTGTTTTAATGATTTTGTATATCGCGGTAACAGAGCTACCAAAATAAGTATTGGAGATTTTGATGCTTTTGCCTCACCAAACTTTCCGCCACTGGCAGAAATTGGTCTTAATATTGAGATGTCGGATTATGTGCGGCCATCACAAAAGAACCTGCAGCTTGAAACTAATTTCTCTGATGACCTTTTCTTGCTAAAAATATATCCCAACCTAGCCCCTTCTTTTCTGGAACAGATCGACTTAACCAAAATTCGGGCGTTGGTGATTGAAGCATTTGGCAGTGGTAATTTCCCTATCCATGGAGAACAAAGTTTACTACCTTTTTTCAAAAAATGTATCGATCATAACATACTTCTTGTGATTGGATCGCAAGCAGCCTATGACGCAGTAGAACTGAGTAACTATGAAAGTGGGAATAAAGCTGACAAAATGGGTGCCTTAAGTGCTAAAGATATGACGACTGAAGCAACGCTCACAAAATTGATGTATCTTCTTGCCAAACATACCGATAATGACAATCTTGCTGCAGCATTTAATAAAAATTTAGTTGGAGAACTGACGGAGTAA
- a CDS encoding elongation factor G has translation MNVYSPSRIRNVVMLGHSGSGKTTMSETMLYESGTKKRRGSIEEKTTSSDYHQIEHEKQKSVFGTLLNLDWRGNKINLIDTPGTADYIGEVVGALRVADTAIFNLNADYGVEVGTELHWSYTEKYNIPSLFIVNKPDSEHSDFQRTVDMAKERFGRGVVVVQYPYSEGKDFHAIIDVLKMTMYEFPEDGGKPDKLPIPDSHQSQADLLHNELVEAVAENDETLLDLYLEQGELTESQMQQGLQQSLLNRDIFPLFCCCAKHNMGTGRVMGFLGNVAPNPLEANPPLTIEGEKLELDEEADPLMFMFKNSSESHVGDMLYFKVYGGSVEPGLDLVNHTTNDGVRISGLYLPNGEERKEANRILTGDIGAAVKLKNTGVNDTLHPKGNEVQIEPIHFPEPIIRTAIELKNEGEEDKLGTALHQLQREDPSLKVEHSQELKQVIIHGQGEEHLAVIEHALKTRFNLELNFVQPRIPYRETITKAARAEYKHKKQSGGAGQYGAVSMLLEPLKENMPEHGDLKVRDTQEIELDWGGKLIFRNCIVGGVIDNRYMPAILKGIMEKMESGPLSNCRVRDIRISIYDGDMHSVDSNDAAFRTAALMAFKSGFMKADPKLLEPVYNIEVTVPADHMGDVMSDISTRRGQIMGMDSEGSIQKIKAQVPLEELDHYATRLKSITQGSARYSRSFSHYERVPQNIQEQVMEKTMELQEA, from the coding sequence ATGAATGTCTATTCGCCATCCAGAATAAGAAATGTTGTAATGCTGGGCCACTCGGGTTCTGGAAAAACAACAATGTCTGAAACTATGCTATATGAGTCTGGCACTAAAAAGCGCAGAGGTTCTATAGAAGAAAAAACAACGTCATCTGACTACCACCAGATTGAGCATGAAAAACAGAAATCGGTATTTGGTACATTATTAAATCTTGACTGGAGAGGGAATAAAATTAACCTGATAGATACCCCGGGCACCGCTGACTATATCGGTGAAGTAGTAGGGGCACTGCGGGTTGCAGATACGGCTATATTTAATTTGAACGCCGACTATGGAGTAGAAGTAGGAACAGAATTACACTGGTCATATACTGAAAAATATAATATCCCGTCATTATTTATTGTTAATAAGCCCGACAGTGAACACTCCGATTTCCAACGAACCGTAGATATGGCCAAAGAACGATTTGGACGAGGCGTGGTTGTTGTTCAGTATCCTTATAGTGAAGGGAAGGATTTTCATGCTATTATTGATGTACTAAAAATGACAATGTATGAGTTTCCGGAAGACGGTGGCAAACCCGATAAGCTTCCCATTCCCGATTCCCATCAGTCCCAAGCTGACCTGCTCCACAATGAATTGGTAGAAGCAGTAGCAGAAAATGATGAGACATTGTTGGATTTATACCTGGAGCAAGGGGAGTTAACAGAGAGTCAAATGCAACAGGGACTGCAACAATCGTTGTTAAACAGAGATATTTTTCCCCTGTTTTGTTGTTGTGCTAAGCACAATATGGGTACCGGTCGGGTGATGGGTTTTTTAGGAAATGTAGCTCCAAATCCGCTGGAGGCTAATCCCCCTCTTACTATTGAAGGTGAGAAACTGGAGCTGGATGAGGAGGCCGATCCATTGATGTTTATGTTTAAAAATAGTTCTGAATCGCACGTAGGAGATATGCTTTATTTCAAGGTTTATGGTGGAAGCGTAGAGCCAGGGCTGGATCTTGTAAATCATACCACGAATGACGGAGTGCGGATCTCGGGTCTATATTTACCGAATGGTGAGGAGCGTAAAGAAGCTAATCGTATTTTAACAGGTGATATAGGGGCTGCGGTAAAGCTTAAAAATACGGGAGTCAACGATACACTGCATCCGAAGGGCAATGAGGTTCAGATTGAACCTATTCATTTTCCGGAACCAATAATTCGTACAGCTATTGAACTCAAAAATGAGGGAGAAGAGGATAAGCTGGGAACGGCTCTTCATCAGTTGCAGCGCGAAGATCCATCCCTAAAGGTTGAACACAGCCAGGAATTAAAGCAGGTTATTATTCACGGGCAGGGCGAAGAGCATCTGGCTGTTATCGAACATGCACTGAAGACTCGTTTTAATCTTGAGCTCAATTTTGTGCAACCTCGTATTCCGTACAGGGAAACTATTACAAAGGCTGCCCGAGCAGAATACAAGCATAAAAAGCAGTCGGGTGGTGCCGGGCAGTATGGGGCGGTATCGATGCTGCTGGAGCCTCTAAAAGAGAATATGCCCGAGCACGGCGATCTTAAAGTGCGTGATACCCAAGAGATTGAATTGGATTGGGGCGGTAAGCTCATATTTCGAAATTGTATTGTGGGTGGAGTGATCGATAATCGCTATATGCCGGCAATTTTAAAGGGTATCATGGAAAAAATGGAAAGCGGACCTTTAAGTAACTGTCGAGTTCGCGATATTCGCATTTCTATTTACGATGGGGATATGCACTCCGTAGATTCCAATGACGCTGCTTTTAGAACGGCCGCTCTTATGGCTTTCAAGTCTGGCTTTATGAAAGCAGATCCCAAACTGCTTGAGCCTGTTTATAATATCGAAGTGACCGTTCCGGCAGACCATATGGGAGATGTGATGAGTGATATTAGTACACGGCGTGGGCAAATTATGGGAATGGATTCTGAAGGATCTATTCAGAAGATTAAAGCGCAGGTGCCGCTGGAAGAGCTGGATCATTATGCTACCCGCTTAAAATCAATCACTCAAGGTAGTGCTCGTTATAGTCGTTCTTTTTCTCACTATGAACGTGTTCCTCAGAATATCCAAGAGCAGGTGATGGAAAAAACGATGGAGCTGCAGGAAGCTTAG
- a CDS encoding OstA-like protein: protein MRDQHCKLTLNHSRLAAIFVGLFLISLLPEYADAQNKVNILKADSIVGGSYNGERVQKILGDVRLRSQNMEMLCDSAYQFVNKSEMRAFGNIQIDTEDEMIWADSLKYFTDIDFSQLRGRVVIETDSTTLFGNSVDYRFTTKVAHFLDDIRFEDEQGILLANSGFYYRKADSAVFRGHVQLKDSLKYLEGDSLFTNRSSEYYEMYGNVFGDDQENKTMIQGRYLESDSTGRSLLKEEAWLKNFKSDTTDSTRADTTHIQAQKILSSEQRTERDTTTVIHGYENVRIWSPDFSALSDTTQYTDSTDTFELWSNAKSWHKQVQLTGPYIKAKIIDGNIDSLKSYPRPFSVQQDTTLERLNQITGDTLHADFNEGDLRQIYVFGNAHLLRFSKNEEGDPDGAIDMIAPDIRIFFQKGKLVKMKGIGAINGSYLPESKQTANKKLEGFSWDPKKRPKRPETPMQRRFAPISEQVFFDLPRRYIKYLKKTDPKNSKLKSESPKKELNSN, encoded by the coding sequence ATGAGGGACCAGCACTGCAAATTAACTTTAAATCACTCAAGACTCGCTGCAATATTCGTGGGATTGTTCCTGATATCACTTTTACCTGAATATGCTGATGCTCAGAATAAAGTCAACATTTTGAAAGCAGATAGCATTGTCGGCGGCAGCTACAACGGTGAACGTGTACAGAAAATATTGGGAGATGTTCGCCTTCGCAGCCAAAACATGGAGATGCTCTGCGACAGCGCCTACCAATTTGTAAATAAAAGCGAAATGCGAGCGTTCGGAAATATCCAAATCGATACCGAAGACGAAATGATATGGGCCGACTCTCTTAAATATTTCACAGATATCGATTTTAGTCAACTGCGCGGTCGCGTAGTTATTGAAACCGACAGTACTACCCTTTTTGGAAATAGCGTTGATTATCGCTTCACCACAAAAGTGGCACACTTTCTTGATGATATTCGCTTCGAAGATGAGCAAGGTATTTTGCTGGCAAATTCCGGATTTTACTACCGAAAAGCAGATAGTGCAGTTTTTAGAGGGCATGTCCAGTTAAAAGATTCTCTGAAATATCTTGAAGGCGATTCCCTGTTTACTAACCGAAGCAGTGAATATTATGAGATGTATGGTAATGTTTTTGGGGATGATCAAGAAAATAAAACGATGATTCAGGGCCGGTACCTTGAATCTGACTCTACCGGGAGAAGTTTATTAAAGGAAGAAGCCTGGCTCAAGAACTTTAAATCTGATACTACCGATTCAACACGTGCTGATACAACTCATATTCAAGCTCAAAAAATCCTCTCATCAGAACAACGCACAGAGCGTGATACCACAACTGTTATTCACGGCTATGAAAATGTACGAATATGGTCCCCCGATTTTTCGGCTCTAAGTGATACTACGCAATATACCGACAGTACTGATACTTTTGAACTATGGTCTAATGCCAAATCATGGCATAAACAGGTTCAACTTACCGGCCCCTACATCAAAGCAAAAATTATTGACGGAAATATTGATAGCTTAAAATCATATCCGCGACCGTTCTCTGTTCAACAAGACACCACTTTAGAACGATTAAACCAGATTACTGGAGATACCCTGCATGCTGATTTCAATGAAGGAGACCTTCGCCAAATATATGTTTTTGGCAACGCTCACCTGCTGCGATTCTCCAAAAATGAAGAAGGAGATCCCGATGGTGCCATAGACATGATAGCACCCGATATTCGGATATTTTTTCAGAAGGGAAAACTTGTTAAGATGAAAGGAATCGGAGCTATTAACGGCTCATACCTGCCGGAGAGTAAACAAACGGCTAACAAAAAGTTAGAAGGTTTCTCTTGGGATCCTAAAAAACGTCCCAAACGTCCCGAGACGCCTATGCAACGACGGTTTGCCCCAATATCCGAACAAGTATTCTTTGACCTTCCTCGCAGATATATCAAATACCTTAAAAAGACAGATCCCAAAAATTCCAAACTGAAGTCTGAGTCACCTAAAAAAGAACTAAATTCCAATTAA
- the lptC gene encoding LPS export ABC transporter periplasmic protein LptC, translating into MTDTLVPYNTFSALAISLLIIAVISACGDLSEKQSKQVDEALQDSLTSTTETWGVDMDITEDGLKKIRLQGSYAATYNTKNRNETHIDGPVTIHVYDSSGTIKTRAFSNRAIYKTEEAIFELYGDVRVNTEDSRHLESEYLEWEQDKNMINTSKFVIITTPTDSIAGTGFEGTTDLTNYSIKEPKGRVTVN; encoded by the coding sequence GTGACAGATACTTTGGTACCATATAACACATTTTCAGCTCTGGCAATTAGCTTATTGATAATTGCTGTTATATCTGCATGCGGAGATCTCTCCGAAAAGCAGTCAAAACAGGTAGACGAAGCTCTGCAAGACTCACTCACATCTACAACCGAAACATGGGGCGTGGATATGGACATAACAGAAGATGGGCTAAAAAAGATTCGCCTCCAGGGCTCTTATGCGGCAACATACAATACCAAAAACCGCAACGAAACCCACATTGACGGCCCTGTCACGATACACGTCTATGATTCCTCCGGTACCATTAAAACACGTGCTTTCTCAAACCGCGCCATCTATAAAACAGAAGAGGCCATCTTTGAACTTTATGGGGATGTTCGGGTTAACACCGAAGACAGCAGACACCTTGAATCAGAATATCTCGAGTGGGAGCAAGATAAAAATATGATCAATACATCAAAGTTCGTGATTATTACTACCCCTACCGACAGTATTGCTGGTACTGGTTTTGAAGGCACTACTGATCTCACAAACTATTCTATAAAAGAACCTAAAGGGCGGGTCACCGTTAACTAG
- the upp gene encoding uracil phosphoribosyltransferase: protein MASQQFENVTLIEHPVINRDLTILRDVSTGTAQFRAALKRIAVILAYHALKELPLKSFEVETPIENTTGYDIDQDVMVVPILRAGLGLSDALLQFIPDAKVGHLGMERDETTHEPIDYYSNIPNGVREDMVLVVDPMLATGGSAHDALSFLEEQGAQHLRFVSLICAPEGLRKLEQEHPNVHTITAAIDEKLNDDAFIVPGLGDAGDRYFGTI from the coding sequence ATGGCTTCTCAACAATTTGAGAATGTAACACTTATTGAACATCCCGTGATTAACAGAGATCTTACGATCTTGCGGGATGTTTCAACCGGGACAGCACAATTTCGTGCTGCCCTCAAACGTATTGCCGTCATCTTGGCCTATCATGCCCTTAAAGAGCTTCCACTCAAATCTTTTGAGGTAGAAACACCCATTGAGAATACAACCGGTTATGATATTGACCAAGATGTAATGGTTGTTCCTATATTAAGAGCAGGTCTCGGCCTTTCTGATGCTCTGCTTCAATTTATTCCAGACGCCAAAGTAGGGCATTTAGGCATGGAGCGTGATGAAACTACTCATGAACCGATCGATTATTACTCAAATATTCCAAATGGGGTTAGAGAAGATATGGTGTTAGTTGTCGACCCTATGCTGGCAACCGGTGGCAGTGCTCATGATGCGCTATCCTTTTTAGAAGAACAAGGTGCACAACATCTGCGTTTTGTTTCGTTAATATGTGCACCAGAAGGGTTACGCAAATTAGAACAAGAACATCCCAATGTGCATACTATCACTGCCGCTATTGATGAGAAACTCAATGATGATGCATTTATAGTGCCGGGCTTAGGTGATGCAGGTGACAGATACTTTGGTACCATATAA